One genomic window of Parabacteroides pacaensis includes the following:
- a CDS encoding PepSY-like domain-containing protein, producing MKTKLFLLIAILISSMVFIGCKNDDDEFVPNDKVQKEFQTRYPNAKDLSWETENGYIVAKFRQGSEYSEAWFIENALWIMTNTSIKFPSLPQAVQDSYNGSYYADWTIDGIMRLERIDTKMLFVIEVDRDPYTLDLQYSASGILINAIPHQDDEFYLPVTIPIRIKDFISATYPAAEIMQYSKIGYNYVADILEGVTPMHVNFDKDYNWLYTTWEVYYINIPQPIQNKITTAYPGYKVLTSIQKEDSKGTTYIMRMVNMKKEIEVTFDPEGNVINETSPQ from the coding sequence ATGAAAACTAAATTATTCCTGTTAATTGCAATACTGATCAGTAGCATGGTCTTTATCGGATGTAAAAACGACGATGATGAATTTGTTCCGAACGACAAAGTCCAGAAAGAGTTTCAAACAAGATATCCTAATGCAAAAGATCTTTCTTGGGAAACTGAGAATGGATATATTGTTGCTAAATTCCGCCAAGGATCCGAATATTCGGAGGCTTGGTTTATTGAAAATGCATTATGGATTATGACCAATACTTCTATCAAGTTTCCGTCTCTTCCCCAAGCTGTACAGGATAGTTATAATGGGAGTTATTATGCAGATTGGACAATTGACGGCATCATGCGTCTGGAACGTATAGATACTAAAATGTTGTTCGTCATTGAAGTAGATAGAGATCCTTATACATTAGATTTACAATATTCTGCTTCCGGAATTCTTATTAATGCTATCCCTCATCAAGATGACGAATTTTATTTGCCTGTCACTATCCCTATCCGGATAAAAGATTTTATTTCCGCTACTTATCCGGCTGCTGAAATTATGCAATACAGTAAGATTGGCTATAATTACGTAGCAGATATCCTAGAAGGGGTTACTCCTATGCATGTTAATTTCGATAAGGATTATAATTGGTTATATACAACCTGGGAAGTATATTACATAAATATACCGCAACCTATACAAAATAAAATTACAACTGCTTATCCCGGATATAAGGTATTAACGAGTATACAAAAAGAAGATTCCAAAGGTACTACTTATATTATGCGTATGGTAAATATGAAAAAAGAAATAGAAGTAACATTTGATCCGGAAGGAAATGTTATAAACGAAACATCTCCTCAATAA
- the truA gene encoding tRNA pseudouridine(38-40) synthase TruA: protein MRYFIYLAYNGKNFCGWQSQPNGVSVQSTLEQAFSTILREPVSITGAGRTDAGVHAKLMVAHFNKEESIVDLTLLVDKLNRLLPKEIAIYKIVPVCSYAHARFDAIARTYKYYVTDKKDPFNFEGVCKLHGAYDFEAMNKAAGILFEYIDFTSFSKLHTDVKTNNCRIMQAAWTREKDVWVFTIKADRFLRNMVRAIVGTLFEVGRGKLTSDGFRQIIEAKDRSKAGTSAPAHALYLVDIEYPAGLFNV, encoded by the coding sequence ATGCGGTATTTTATTTATTTGGCTTATAATGGTAAGAACTTTTGCGGATGGCAAAGTCAACCCAATGGGGTAAGTGTACAATCCACATTGGAACAAGCTTTCTCTACGATTCTGCGTGAACCCGTTAGTATTACTGGAGCTGGACGGACGGATGCCGGAGTACATGCTAAATTAATGGTTGCCCATTTTAATAAAGAAGAAAGCATTGTAGATTTGACTTTACTAGTGGATAAATTGAATAGATTACTTCCTAAAGAAATTGCTATTTATAAAATTGTACCTGTTTGTTCTTATGCTCATGCGCGGTTTGATGCAATAGCGCGTACTTATAAATATTATGTAACTGATAAAAAAGACCCATTTAATTTTGAAGGAGTCTGTAAACTACATGGAGCTTACGATTTTGAAGCAATGAATAAGGCTGCCGGGATTTTGTTTGAGTATATTGATTTTACTAGTTTTAGTAAACTTCATACAGATGTAAAAACGAATAACTGCCGTATTATGCAGGCAGCGTGGACAAGAGAAAAGGATGTATGGGTATTCACTATTAAAGCCGATCGTTTTTTACGGAATATGGTACGTGCTATAGTAGGAACTTTATTCGAAGTAGGACGTGGTAAATTAACTTCCGATGGCTTCCGTCAAATAATAGAAGCGAAAGATAGAAGTAAAGCCGGTACGTCTGCACCTGCTCATGCTTTATATCTGGTGGATATAGAATATCCGGCAGGGTTATTTAATGTATAA
- a CDS encoding acetyl-CoA hydrolase/transferase family protein, with translation MALKFITAEEAATFVNHNDNVGFSGFTPAGCPKAVPGAIAKRAEEEHAKGNPFQIGMFTGASTGDLLDGMLARANAIKFRTPYQSNKDLRSSLNAHQAQYFDMHLSELAQDLRYGFLGKVDVAILEAADVTEDGEIIPTCGVGIAPTICRLADRIIIELNRKHPKEIRGMHDIYEPQDPPMRREIPIFQPSDRIGTPYIKVDPAKIVGIVETNIPNEGGKFAPLDEVTMAIGNNVAEFLANEIKAGRIPASFLPMQSGVGNVANAVLGALGSNKDIPAFNVYTEVIQDAVIGLMKEGRVKFASGCSLTVSNQVIDEIYNDLDFFKDKILLRPQEISNNPEVARRLGLITINTALEADIFGNINSTHVLGTKMMNGIGGSGDFTRSAYLSIFTTPSTAKDGKISSFVPMVSHLDHSEHSVKIIITEYGIADLRGKSPIQRAEEIINNCVHPDYKSLLRDYLNMGIKGHTPQNLNACFAFHEEFASSGDMRNVNWNKYTN, from the coding sequence ATGGCTTTAAAATTCATTACAGCAGAGGAAGCTGCTACATTTGTTAATCATAACGACAATGTAGGTTTTAGCGGATTTACTCCTGCAGGTTGTCCAAAGGCCGTTCCCGGAGCAATTGCCAAAAGGGCTGAAGAAGAACACGCTAAAGGAAATCCTTTTCAAATCGGCATGTTTACCGGTGCTTCTACCGGCGACTTATTGGATGGTATGTTAGCACGGGCGAACGCAATTAAATTCAGAACTCCTTATCAATCCAATAAAGATTTACGCTCTTCTTTAAATGCACATCAAGCCCAATATTTCGACATGCACTTATCCGAATTGGCTCAAGATCTGCGTTATGGCTTTTTGGGAAAAGTAGATGTTGCCATCTTAGAAGCTGCCGACGTTACGGAAGACGGAGAAATTATTCCTACTTGCGGCGTAGGGATCGCCCCTACTATTTGTCGGTTGGCTGATAGAATTATTATTGAATTAAACAGAAAGCATCCGAAAGAAATACGGGGGATGCACGATATATACGAACCACAAGATCCTCCTATGCGTCGGGAAATTCCGATATTTCAACCATCCGATCGAATCGGGACACCTTATATTAAAGTAGATCCGGCCAAAATTGTAGGAATTGTAGAAACAAATATTCCGAATGAAGGAGGTAAATTTGCTCCATTAGATGAGGTAACCATGGCAATCGGCAATAATGTGGCCGAATTCCTTGCGAATGAAATTAAAGCCGGACGAATTCCTGCTAGCTTTTTACCCATGCAATCAGGAGTAGGAAATGTTGCCAATGCCGTACTAGGTGCATTAGGATCCAATAAAGACATTCCTGCATTTAATGTATATACAGAAGTAATCCAGGATGCCGTAATCGGATTGATGAAAGAAGGACGTGTTAAATTTGCCAGCGGTTGTTCATTAACGGTAAGTAATCAAGTGATCGATGAAATATACAATGATCTGGATTTCTTTAAAGATAAAATCCTCCTTCGTCCGCAAGAAATATCAAACAATCCGGAAGTAGCCAGGAGATTAGGGTTAATTACCATCAATACTGCTTTAGAAGCCGATATATTCGGTAATATTAATTCTACGCATGTATTGGGCACTAAGATGATGAATGGAATCGGCGGTTCCGGCGATTTCACCCGGAGTGCTTACCTTTCTATTTTTACTACGCCTTCTACTGCTAAAGACGGAAAGATCAGTTCATTCGTACCGATGGTTTCCCATCTAGACCATAGTGAGCATTCGGTTAAGATTATTATTACCGAATATGGAATTGCCGATTTAAGAGGCAAATCTCCTATCCAACGGGCAGAAGAAATAATTAATAATTGTGTTCATCCGGACTATAAATCCTTATTGCGCGACTATCTCAATATGGGTATAAAAGGACATACACCTCAAAATTTGAATGCTTGTTTCGCTTTTCATGAAGAATTTGCCTCCAGTGGCGATATGAGAAATGTGAACTGGAATAAATATACGAATTAA
- a CDS encoding PepSY-like domain-containing protein — protein MKRSIIIVLFSMVITCLVHAEEKIITKDMQQLPSVSRLFIEKYLKNTSVSHIKIEKGWFGVKEYEVIFTDGTEVKFNSDGEWEEVDGHRTPITTEFFPSFIQTYIQENYPGITVMSIEKDCREYEVKLSNHLELKFNHKGKLIDIDR, from the coding sequence ATGAAACGTTCTATTATTATTGTACTCTTTAGCATGGTAATTACCTGCTTAGTACATGCAGAAGAAAAAATTATTACAAAAGACATGCAGCAATTACCTTCCGTAAGCCGTCTTTTTATAGAGAAATACTTAAAAAACACCTCTGTTTCCCATATTAAAATAGAAAAAGGATGGTTTGGTGTTAAAGAGTATGAGGTAATTTTTACGGACGGAACAGAAGTAAAATTTAACAGCGATGGAGAATGGGAAGAAGTAGACGGGCACCGTACTCCTATCACTACTGAGTTCTTTCCGTCTTTTATCCAAACCTATATCCAAGAAAATTATCCGGGTATAACTGTAATGTCTATCGAGAAAGATTGCCGGGAATATGAAGTTAAATTATCGAATCATCTTGAACTGAAATTTAATCATAAAGGAAAACTAATAGACATTGATAGATAA
- a CDS encoding DUF3256 family protein produces MRRIFFSIFILFTVLGVKAQDIAPLFAAMPDALVPQLEDAWRKDLIELYTSGKEAKLKNTMNGFSTLKKLTNDYLFLEVSDISTIELKLFPLVNNTEIIGMITTVNGPVPDSRIAFYTTDWKLLNTADLFTPAQEDWFIKENINKNEEAYKIIRSFLDMDLIQYSFSPDNFTLTATYTTPLYLSKEDQKKVQPYLTEIPKVYTWQKFHFK; encoded by the coding sequence ATGAGACGAATATTTTTTTCTATATTTATTTTATTTACCGTATTGGGGGTGAAGGCACAAGATATAGCTCCTTTATTTGCTGCTATGCCGGATGCCTTAGTGCCTCAATTGGAAGATGCCTGGCGTAAAGATTTGATAGAATTATATACTTCCGGTAAAGAAGCAAAATTGAAAAATACGATGAACGGTTTTTCTACATTAAAGAAACTAACCAATGATTATTTGTTTCTTGAGGTTTCAGATATTAGTACTATTGAACTAAAACTTTTCCCCTTGGTGAATAATACGGAAATAATTGGTATGATTACTACTGTTAACGGGCCTGTACCAGATAGCCGCATTGCTTTTTATACTACTGATTGGAAATTATTAAATACAGCCGATTTGTTTACTCCGGCACAGGAAGATTGGTTTATAAAGGAAAATATAAATAAAAATGAAGAGGCTTATAAAATAATCCGTTCTTTTTTAGATATGGATCTTATTCAATATTCTTTTAGTCCCGATAATTTTACGTTAACGGCTACCTATACTACACCTCTGTATTTAAGTAAAGAAGATCAAAAGAAAGTTCAGCCTTATCTTACAGAAATTCCTAAAGTATATACTTGGCAAAAATTCCATTTTAAATAA
- a CDS encoding PepSY-like domain-containing protein: protein MKTKLLTLFVLLCSLNLLTGCNDDDENPFAPNDKVAAEFKNQFPSASHVSWETKTGYHVADFRDGSYEVEAWFTSDGLLVLTETDIPFEALPKPVQTSFKESNYKNWKIEDIDKVKRIDTEVVYIIEVEQGEKEVDLYYSENGILIKEVLDADSDEGYQPITIPTEITLFVSQKYPKASIMEFEREKGYFEIDILDGFIPKEIKLDEKYNWLQTEWDIRTTDLPPTVKSAIGILYPDYRLDDDADVIDTPAGLYYVIELEKGDREIKVKFDETGKELK, encoded by the coding sequence ATGAAAACTAAATTGCTAACGTTATTTGTTCTGTTATGCAGCCTAAATCTTTTAACAGGCTGTAACGACGATGATGAAAATCCATTCGCACCGAATGATAAAGTAGCTGCAGAATTCAAAAATCAATTTCCTTCTGCTTCTCATGTTTCCTGGGAAACCAAAACAGGATATCATGTTGCCGATTTTCGTGACGGTAGTTATGAAGTGGAAGCTTGGTTTACCAGTGACGGATTATTAGTACTGACAGAAACGGATATTCCTTTTGAAGCACTTCCTAAACCTGTACAAACTAGTTTCAAGGAAAGCAATTATAAAAATTGGAAAATAGAGGATATAGATAAAGTAAAACGCATCGATACGGAAGTTGTTTATATTATTGAAGTGGAACAAGGAGAAAAAGAAGTAGATCTTTATTATTCGGAAAATGGAATTCTTATTAAAGAAGTTTTAGATGCTGACTCTGACGAGGGTTACCAACCGATCACTATTCCGACAGAAATAACTCTATTCGTTTCACAAAAATATCCGAAAGCTTCTATTATGGAATTCGAACGTGAAAAAGGATATTTTGAAATAGACATATTAGACGGTTTTATTCCCAAAGAAATTAAATTAGATGAAAAATATAATTGGTTACAAACCGAATGGGATATCCGTACTACAGATCTTCCGCCAACGGTCAAAAGCGCTATTGGTATTCTTTATCCCGATTATAGGCTGGATGATGATGCAGATGTAATAGATACGCCGGCAGGTTTATATTATGTAATTGAATTGGAAAAAGGAGACAGGGAAATAAAAGTTAAGTTCGACGAAACTGGAAAAGAGCTTAAATAA
- a CDS encoding DUF6108 family protein, with protein sequence MKQKIISLLLVVGITVLCPFAGWAQKGLKIQYIFDRYGKQKNVTMVELSKEMLETYGMKLYKSITIKGSEKALADIRHALAADQEGAKKIKEIVEEGQLVSAFYQLTGKNEGEVNRFILFKVGKKETVTLVYIEGDLDSEDLVTLLFTKRDL encoded by the coding sequence ATGAAACAAAAAATAATTAGTTTATTGCTGGTGGTAGGGATTACCGTTCTATGTCCGTTTGCCGGCTGGGCACAGAAAGGATTGAAAATACAATATATCTTTGACCGTTACGGTAAACAAAAGAATGTGACGATGGTAGAACTATCCAAAGAAATGCTGGAAACTTATGGAATGAAATTGTATAAGAGTATTACAATCAAAGGTTCTGAGAAGGCATTAGCTGATATCCGGCATGCTTTGGCAGCAGATCAGGAAGGCGCTAAAAAGATAAAAGAAATAGTAGAAGAGGGGCAATTAGTCTCTGCCTTTTATCAGTTAACCGGTAAGAATGAAGGTGAGGTTAACCGCTTTATTCTTTTCAAAGTCGGGAAAAAAGAAACCGTAACCCTGGTATATATTGAAGGTGATTTGGATTCGGAAGACTTGGTAACTCTACTTTTTACGAAACGTGATTTATAA
- a CDS encoding response regulator transcription factor, protein MKILVVEDERELREVICKSLEKERYIVECAEDFYTASNKINDYDYDCIILDIMLPGGNGLTLLEELKKLRKKESVIIVSAKDSVEDKVAGLNLGADDYLTKPFHLAELNARVKCMIRRNQQSGEMNIVLSNLTMYPDQHTLYINDKELVLNRKEFDLLYYFVTNPNRLIEKGALAEAVWGDYIDQADSFDFIYSQVKNLRKKMKNAGAEPEIKAVYGFGYKMIVKE, encoded by the coding sequence ATGAAAATATTAGTAGTGGAAGACGAAAGAGAACTCCGGGAAGTAATTTGTAAATCGTTAGAAAAAGAACGATATATCGTAGAGTGTGCGGAAGATTTTTACACGGCTTCTAATAAAATCAATGATTATGACTACGATTGCATTATTCTGGATATTATGCTTCCGGGAGGAAACGGGCTTACTTTACTGGAGGAACTAAAAAAGCTGCGTAAGAAAGAAAGTGTCATTATTGTCTCGGCAAAAGACTCCGTAGAAGATAAAGTAGCAGGCTTAAACCTAGGAGCCGACGATTACCTTACCAAACCATTTCACTTAGCCGAACTGAATGCAAGGGTAAAGTGTATGATCCGCCGGAATCAACAAAGTGGAGAAATGAATATTGTTCTTTCCAACCTTACTATGTATCCCGATCAACACACCCTATATATTAATGATAAAGAATTGGTTCTAAATAGGAAAGAATTTGACTTACTTTACTATTTCGTGACAAATCCCAATCGTTTAATAGAAAAGGGAGCCCTTGCGGAAGCTGTTTGGGGAGACTATATAGATCAGGCTGACAGTTTCGATTTTATCTATTCACAGGTAAAGAATCTCCGTAAAAAAATGAAAAATGCCGGAGCTGAGCCCGAAATAAAAGCAGTATATGGCTTCGGCTACAAAATGATAGTAAAAGAATAA
- a CDS encoding aspartate:alanine exchanger family transporter, translated as MFESLLQSSYFALFLIVALGFMLGRIKVKGLSLDVSAVIFIALLFGHFGVTIPKALGNFGLVLFIFTIGIQAGPGFFDSFKSKGKTLIVLTLLVVGSACLTGLIFKYTLGIKTSELVGLIAGSLTSTPGLAVAIDSTQSPLASIAYGIAYPFGVIGVILFIKLLPKLLRIDIEKETKRLEAQVTDKFPTLETGTFKITNSNIFNKTLGQLKVRSMTGAVVSRIKHDDEVLIPTASTVLHQGDLIKAVGNEGSLARLTLLLGEKINEELPLGATQEIESLLVTNKRVINKTLGNLNLQAAFGCTVTRVRRSGIDLAPNPDLHIKFGDKLVVVGHKEGLEQLEQLFGNNEKKLSDTDFFPIAMGIVLGVLVGKLNISFSDSFSFSPGLTGGILIVALILSAIGKTGPIIWSMSASSNSLLRQLGLLLFLAEVGTSAGTTLVATFQQSGWTLFGVGFAITLVPMIVAVLTGYYLFKINILDLIGSIAGSMTSTPGLAAADSMTDSDMPSIAYATVYPIAMVFLILFIQLIVTLVG; from the coding sequence ATGTTCGAATCATTACTGCAATCCTCCTATTTTGCTCTTTTTTTAATAGTAGCATTAGGATTTATGCTTGGAAGAATTAAAGTAAAAGGCCTTTCATTAGACGTTTCTGCGGTTATTTTTATTGCTTTGCTGTTTGGCCACTTCGGGGTAACTATTCCGAAAGCTCTGGGAAATTTCGGCTTAGTATTGTTCATTTTTACTATTGGAATACAAGCAGGCCCCGGTTTTTTTGATTCTTTTAAATCCAAGGGAAAAACTTTGATTGTTCTTACATTACTTGTCGTTGGTTCAGCATGTCTTACAGGATTAATTTTCAAATATACTCTCGGCATAAAAACATCGGAATTAGTTGGCTTAATAGCCGGATCTTTAACCAGCACACCAGGTCTGGCAGTTGCTATAGACAGTACACAATCACCTTTAGCTTCTATTGCTTATGGGATTGCTTACCCTTTCGGAGTAATAGGAGTAATTCTTTTTATTAAATTATTACCGAAACTGCTGCGGATCGATATAGAAAAAGAAACAAAACGATTAGAAGCGCAAGTAACAGATAAATTTCCTACTCTGGAAACCGGAACTTTTAAAATAACTAATAGTAACATATTTAATAAGACTTTAGGTCAACTAAAAGTACGTAGTATGACTGGAGCTGTAGTTTCTCGTATAAAACACGACGATGAAGTACTAATTCCTACTGCCAGTACGGTATTACATCAAGGCGATTTGATAAAAGCTGTTGGAAACGAAGGTTCGTTAGCCAGATTAACTTTATTATTGGGTGAAAAGATTAATGAAGAATTACCTTTAGGAGCGACTCAAGAAATAGAATCTTTATTAGTTACAAATAAACGTGTTATTAATAAAACCCTAGGTAACCTGAATCTACAAGCTGCTTTTGGTTGTACGGTTACTCGAGTACGGCGAAGTGGAATTGACCTGGCTCCAAATCCGGATTTACATATCAAATTCGGCGATAAACTAGTAGTAGTAGGTCATAAGGAAGGATTAGAACAATTGGAGCAACTATTCGGAAATAATGAAAAGAAACTTTCAGACACTGACTTTTTTCCTATTGCCATGGGAATTGTTCTAGGAGTGTTGGTAGGAAAGCTAAATATTTCCTTTTCCGATAGTTTTTCTTTTTCACCCGGATTAACAGGGGGAATTTTGATCGTTGCTTTAATATTAAGTGCTATTGGGAAAACAGGTCCAATTATCTGGTCGATGTCTGCATCTTCCAATTCTTTATTACGTCAACTAGGACTACTCTTGTTTTTAGCTGAAGTAGGAACTTCTGCCGGCACTACACTAGTTGCTACTTTCCAACAAAGCGGATGGACGCTGTTTGGTGTAGGTTTTGCTATTACCTTAGTGCCTATGATTGTTGCTGTATTAACAGGCTATTATCTATTTAAAATAAACATCCTCGACCTAATAGGAAGCATTGCCGGTAGCATGACTAGTACTCCAGGATTAGCCGCAGCCGATTCAATGACTGATAGTGACATGCCTAGTATTGCTTATGCAACAGTTTACCCGATCGCCATGGTGTTCTTGATTCTGTTTATTCAGTTAATTGTTACTTTAGTCGGATAA
- a CDS encoding RNA polymerase sigma factor yields the protein MELEKFKITVIPLREELLNYSRKILEEKADAEDIVQEAFLKLWHIRHKLDEYRSIEALARHIVKNLCIDFLRAKKFNVEADILAFKTGSDTPESQLERKDAIEQVRFLIKTLPSLQQTIIRMKDIEGYELSEIAQITGTHVEAVRVNLSRARKKVRDQFLKLNR from the coding sequence ATGGAACTTGAAAAGTTTAAAATAACCGTGATACCGCTTCGGGAAGAACTATTAAATTATTCCCGGAAAATTCTTGAAGAGAAAGCCGATGCAGAGGATATTGTGCAGGAAGCTTTTTTAAAGTTGTGGCATATACGGCATAAACTGGATGAGTATAGGAGTATAGAAGCTTTGGCAAGACACATAGTAAAGAATTTATGTATAGATTTTTTAAGAGCTAAAAAATTCAATGTAGAAGCTGATATACTTGCCTTTAAAACAGGAAGTGATACGCCGGAGTCGCAACTGGAACGTAAAGATGCCATTGAACAAGTGAGGTTTCTTATTAAAACGCTTCCTTCATTGCAGCAAACTATTATTCGGATGAAAGATATTGAAGGATATGAATTAAGTGAGATAGCTCAGATTACCGGTACCCATGTAGAAGCCGTCCGGGTAAATTTGAGTAGGGCTCGAAAGAAAGTGCGGGATCAATTTTTAAAATTAAACCGATAA
- a CDS encoding HAMP domain-containing sensor histidine kinase → MKLIQYTFRNLSFALGIVLMLWAVFFYMEILQEVEDETNDSLEYYKELIIKQALADSTLLVDHVDIMTKYYIQEVPEKEANLSKNEFYDAFIYSETEMEYEPVRVLRTYFRTANGKYYQLTINTSTLEKDDMVEAIFQSIVLLYIILLGCILGVTHFVFKKSLRPFYNIIHWLNNFRLGKKNEPLLNETRVDEFRMLNQTIREMTKRNEESYTQQKEFVENAAHELQTPLAICMNKLELLSENPSCPEDVLMGMAELHHTLAGVVKLNKSLLLLSRIENKQFPDTKKIEIAPLVRHITEDLSEIYEHKQISTTIECPGVLTYEMNESLASILIINLIKNAFVHNKPDGFIQIKITNKELSIYNSGESDDKLNIENLFNRFSTKGRKKESTGLGLAIVKAITTLYSIRFEYHHNGCHEFKLTFA, encoded by the coding sequence ATGAAACTTATTCAATATACTTTCCGTAATTTATCCTTTGCATTGGGAATCGTTTTAATGCTGTGGGCTGTATTTTTTTATATGGAGATATTACAGGAAGTGGAAGACGAAACCAACGACAGTTTGGAATATTATAAAGAACTTATTATAAAACAAGCTCTCGCAGACAGTACTTTATTAGTAGACCATGTAGATATTATGACTAAATATTATATTCAGGAGGTACCGGAAAAAGAAGCTAATCTTTCTAAAAACGAATTCTACGATGCTTTTATCTATTCCGAAACCGAAATGGAATACGAACCTGTTCGGGTATTACGTACTTACTTTCGCACTGCAAACGGCAAATACTATCAACTTACAATAAATACGTCTACTTTAGAAAAAGACGATATGGTAGAAGCAATTTTTCAAAGTATAGTTCTACTCTATATCATTTTATTAGGTTGCATTTTAGGAGTTACACATTTTGTGTTTAAGAAAAGCTTGCGTCCCTTTTACAATATCATTCATTGGCTGAATAATTTCCGCTTAGGGAAAAAGAATGAACCTTTATTAAACGAAACTCGTGTGGATGAATTCAGAATGTTAAATCAAACCATACGGGAAATGACTAAAAGAAACGAAGAATCATATACTCAACAAAAAGAATTTGTAGAAAACGCAGCACATGAATTACAAACCCCTTTGGCTATCTGTATGAACAAACTGGAGTTATTATCAGAGAATCCCTCTTGTCCGGAAGATGTGTTAATGGGAATGGCTGAACTGCACCATACCTTAGCAGGAGTAGTAAAACTCAATAAATCATTACTTTTACTTAGCCGAATAGAAAATAAACAATTTCCGGATACAAAGAAAATAGAAATCGCTCCATTGGTACGCCACATAACAGAAGACCTTTCGGAGATATATGAACATAAACAAATTAGTACAACCATCGAATGCCCAGGAGTACTTACGTATGAAATGAATGAATCTCTAGCTTCTATTCTCATTATCAATCTGATAAAGAATGCATTTGTTCACAACAAGCCAGATGGATTTATCCAGATAAAAATTACAAATAAGGAATTGAGCATTTATAACAGTGGAGAATCCGATGATAAATTAAATATTGAAAACCTGTTTAATCGCTTTAGTACAAAAGGAAGAAAAAAAGAATCTACAGGATTAGGTCTAGCCATTGTAAAAGCGATCACTACTCTTTATTCTATCCGATTTGAATATCATCATAACGGATGCCATGAATTCAAATTAACGTTTGCATAG
- a CDS encoding DMT family transporter encodes MWLSLAFLSAFLLGCYDVNKKLSLEGNAVIPVLFFNTLVCSFLFLPFVIISAVSPEILKSTIFFVPVAPWKVHGYILLKAIIVLTSWHFAYFATKHLPLTITGPINATRPVMTLVGAMLIFQERLNLYQWVGVLLAVTSFFMLSSSGKKEGINFARNKWIFFMVLAALTGAVSGLYDKYLMKFIEPMVVQSWYNFYQCVLMIFVVAILWYPSRKKTTPFRWKWNIIFISLFLSMADFVYFYALSFPDAMISIVSMVRRSSVLVTFAAGAIFFHEKNLKNKALDLFLVLLGMIFLYLGTK; translated from the coding sequence ATGTGGTTAAGTTTGGCATTTTTATCAGCATTCTTGTTGGGATGTTACGATGTAAATAAAAAGCTTTCCTTGGAGGGAAATGCTGTAATTCCGGTTTTATTTTTTAATACCTTGGTTTGTAGTTTCCTATTTCTTCCTTTTGTTATAATTTCGGCTGTAAGCCCGGAAATTTTAAAAAGTACGATATTTTTTGTACCTGTTGCACCTTGGAAAGTACATGGATATATTTTATTGAAAGCAATTATTGTATTAACTTCTTGGCATTTTGCTTATTTTGCAACCAAGCATCTTCCTCTTACTATTACGGGACCGATTAATGCAACCCGTCCGGTTATGACGCTTGTGGGAGCTATGCTTATTTTTCAGGAAAGGTTGAATTTATATCAGTGGGTCGGTGTATTACTTGCCGTTACTTCTTTCTTCATGCTATCTTCTTCCGGAAAGAAAGAAGGAATTAACTTCGCTCGTAACAAATGGATCTTTTTTATGGTATTGGCTGCGTTAACAGGTGCAGTCAGTGGTTTATACGATAAATATCTCATGAAATTTATTGAGCCGATGGTTGTGCAATCGTGGTATAATTTTTATCAATGTGTTTTAATGATATTTGTTGTAGCTATTTTGTGGTACCCTAGTCGGAAAAAAACCACTCCTTTCCGTTGGAAATGGAATATTATTTTTATCTCTCTCTTTTTATCTATGGCCGATTTTGTATATTTTTATGCGCTTAGCTTTCCCGATGCTATGATCTCTATCGTTTCAATGGTACGGCGTAGCAGTGTATTAGTTACTTTTGCTGCCGGAGCAATATTCTTTCATGAAAAAAATTTAAAGAACAAAGCTTTGGATTTATTTTTAGTGTTATTAGGAATGATATTTTTATACTTAGGGACGAAATAA